The genomic interval TAATAGCCACCGGATTGGATATTTGTTGCAGGGAATCCATAAGCAGCTGGACAGGATTGGTGAATAAATCCCAGCTGTTCCATCGTTCCACCCGCCCCAGATATATTCCAAACCCGGTAAGCCCAACACAACCTACAATACTCAGCCAGCCAGTGATTTCATTAAATAGCCGGTCGATGATCAGATGTGCCAGATACAAAGAAAATAATCCACATAATAAACCAGCCAACGCAAAAGAAAATACCAGAATAGAATCAAACCAGATGGGCACATGGGTATTGCCTTTCAGATGCAGCAGGTCGGTAATAATGTACGGCGAATTGGGCAGAAATAATAACCAGACCAGTAAACCCAGGCCAAAACAATACCTGTTCTGTGATCCGGTTTTCAGGCGTTCACTCAGAAAAAGCGTGATGAGCAAAGGTACCCAGGCCAGAAACAAATTCCAGGCAAGAAAAATATACCTGATCTGGTCGGCCACGATCATTCTGACCAGTAAAATACCGGTACAAAAACAGGAAAAGATGAATAATAACACAACAGGATTTATAACACGCTGACGGGCGTAACGGATTACTTGCATATGCAATATTTATTTTTTAAAGTACTTTGCATTACAAAGTTATTAGTAATATTTGAATTTGCAATAGGCCTATCAATATTGATTTACAGACAAATATTAAAAAACTGCAACAGCCGTTTAACATTTCCATATTACAGGAAGATATCACTACAGGACTGTACAACTTAATTAAAGATAGAACCTATATATCCCGGTAACTAAGTACGTTACGGATACTATCTTCGGTAAGAGGCTTTTCCAGATAACAGGCAACTTTATATTTGCGGGCTTTTTCTGTATCCCGTTGATTACTGGAAGTGGTCAGCATCACAATAGTAGTATTTTCATGTTTGAGGGCCGACATTTTATAAAATTCTTCCAGGAATTCAAATCCATCCATCACAGGCATATTCACATCCAGCAGAATTAAGTCAGGGCAAAAAGTATCAGTAGCCAGGCAATTTTGTTTCATAAAATGCAGCGCTTCTTCCCCGTTGGTAGTCGTATGGATTTTCTCGGTAATATCCATATCCTGAATGATGGTACGTGTCAGGTAGTTACTGGCAAAATCATCATCAATGAGCAACACACTTTGTAATTTTTTCATATTTCTTTAAAATAAATCATAAAGGTGGTTCCAACACCTTCCTGGCTTTCTACTGTTATTTTACCTCCACTGTTTTCAATGATTCTTTTTACGATATATAACCCGATTCCGGTTCCTTCTACATGGGTATGTGCCCGTTTAAACATCATAAATATTTTATCTAACTGATCTTTCCGGATTCCCAGGCCATTATCCCGAACCGATAACCGTATATATTCATCTACTTTGTCTGTAGCAAGGCTAATTTCCGGTTGCCGGCCGGTTGCTTTGTATTTAATGGCATTGGTAAGCAGGTTATACAATATACTTCTTAAATTTTTCCTGGCAAAGTGAATTTGTTCCACCTTAAAATCTGTAGTAATCAGCGCACCCGATGTTTCTATAACGTCGGCAATATCAGTTTTGATATCTGCAAATATTTCTGGGAACGATAAAGGCTCTACTGAACTTTCTACATCTTTCTGTACTTTGGTGATTTCCGTTAAGTCAACTATGGTTTGTTTAAGCCTGGTTACTGAAAGCTGGATCATGCGGAAAAGTTCTTTTTCCGGCTCACTTAACTTCCCACGGAGTTTATTGCCCATCATGGTAGTTAAGCCTTCAATATTAGTAACGGGTGCTTTCAAATCGTGGGAAGCTGTATATATAAAATTATCCAGGTCGGTGTTAATGCGGTTGAGCTGCTCGTTTTTCTGATACAATTCCTCCCTGGATTGCTCTAAATGTCCGACTAGTATCTTCTGTTCATGAATATCTGTACAGGTACCAAACCACTTTATAATTTCTCCATTCTCATTATACATGGGCAGAGCCCTGCCCAGAAACCAGCGGTAGGTTCCATCGTATTTTTTAAAGCGGTATTCTATTTCATATTGTTCACCAGTAGCCAGGCAATGGCTCCAGATTTGCTGTGTACGTTTAAAATCGTCGGGGTGTAATACCAGCGCCCAGCCTTTGTCTTTGGTTTCTTCATAGGTTAAGCCGGTATAATCGTACCATCGCTGGTTAAAATAATCGTGATCGCCATTAGGTTTGGTACGCCACACCAGTTGAGGCATAAATTCAGCCAGAAACTGAAATTGTTTTTGGGCTTCGGCCAGCTGTTCATTATTTAACCGGAGGGCTATATTGGCCTCATTGAGCAAATGTGTACTTTCCTCCACTTTTCGGCGGGCCATAAGATGTTCGGTTACTTCATACCCAAATGTGATCAAGCCAGATACTTTGCCATCCGATTCATGCAAAGGTTCATATATTAGGTTAAAATACTTTGTATAAGGTTTTCCATTATGTTCCCAATCTATCGTGATAGGCATTTCCTTGCCGATAAAACGTTCGCCTGTCTGGTACACCTGCCTGAGAATATCCATAACAGCAGGTTCCAGATTTGGAATTGCTTCTGCCAAAGGTCTGCCATCAATCGACTGGTCTGCAACGAAGGTTTTCAGGTACAAAGGATTAGCCAGCTCATAAATAAAATCTGGTCCTTTGTTTATGGCAAGCAATGCTGGCGCCTGTAAGAACAAAGTTTCCAGGCGATTGCGCTGTGTTTCCGCTTCCAGCAAGGCGGCTTTTTCCCGTTCCAGTAATATACTTTTAGCCTGGTTTGCTCTTTGCAAGGATTTAGTACGCTCTTGAATCTTGGTTTCCAGTTCAGTATTCAGATTGAGCAGGAGTTGTCTGGCCAGGGTCAGCTCTTCATTGGTTACGATTAATTCCTCATTGCTGGCGGCAACTTCTTCATTGCTTGACTTCAGCTCTTCATTCACGGTGCTAAGTTCTTCATTGCTGGTTGCCAGTTCCCTATTTAATGTGTCCATTTCCCGGGCATACACCTCTCTTTCCTGCAATTGCCGTTTGGTAGAGAAATATAGAAAAACAGCAATACCAAAAGTAGTGGCCAGAACGATCAAAATAAGGTACCTGGTAAAGGCAATAGAACGATTCAAGGCAACGGTTCTGGCAGCCAGAAGTCTGCTTTCTTCGTCTGCGATGTTATCAAATGTTTGCTGAATCTGCTCCGTCTTTCTCAAGCCCGGTTTGGCAGAAAAAAATTTTACCAGATTATCTGAATTACCAGCTTCTCTCAGCTGAATGGTCCGTTCAAAAAGGGCATATCTGTCCTGGATAAGTTTTCTCAGGGTTTGAATCTGCTTTTGCTGGACAGGGTTATTTCCGGTGAGCGAATCAATCAACTTCAGTTCATTATCTATAAGGGCAGTGCTGTTAATATACGGCTTTAAATAAGCACTATCCAGGCTGAGCACATACCCCCTAACAGCAGATTCAGCTTGAGTAATTACATTATCTATACTGGCACTGGTAGCAATGATCTGGTTTGTATTTTCTACCAGGCGGTTTCTGTCGGCCAATGAAGTAAAGCTTACATAAGCGGCTGATGAAATAGTAATAAGTACCAGAAATCCTATCACATAGGCTATTTTAATATAATACTTCAGGTCTTTTTCGGGCGCTTGCATCAATTTTTTTGTAGCTTAAATCTCTTCCTGGTTATTTATGAGTTAACTATTTATTTTTCTTTCAGATCTTATTCCCGGCAAATATTCAATATTTCCTGTTATTCATTATTAGTTACTTGTAAACTTTAAATTTAGTTATTGCGTAAGCATTAATTATCTCAAGCAACCAGCATAGTACTACAAACCAGCCTATTATATATGAAATTATGCATACACAACCCATCGGCTTACCCAAGCAATGATAAAACTAACCGAAAATGCTGAAAATTTCTTCATTTTAGAACAGGTAGCAGAAAAATCTGCACAAGCTTTTTTCATATTTGATGTTACTCAGCAACATTTACATTATGTAAATCCTGCCTTTGAACAGATCTGGCAACGGAGCAGGCAATCTATTTATCCAAACCTGCACGTAATTATGGATACGATCCATCCTGAAGACAGGGTGTACTTATCCGAACAATATCAACGTTTGCTTCATCATGAGGAGAACAAAAGTGTAGAATGCCGGATTGTTTTGCCAGATGGTTCACTCAAATGGGTATGTTTTACGGCTTACCTTATCCATCAGCACAGAACGGTCCGGTATATAGCTGGTTATGCCGAAGATATAAGCAAAAGCAAAGAGTACAGCTATAATTTATTAAAGTTCAATGCAAAAAAAAATGCAGTGCTTGAAATAATCTCTCATGACCTGGCTGCCCCTTTTAATACCATACAAGGCATTGCTGGTCTGATAGAAAATAAACTGGCACAACAGGACTATACCGGTGTACAAAATTTATTAAAACACATCAAGGATAGCAGTAAGCGAGGTTCTGATTTGATACGTGATTTTGTGACCCAGGAATTTCTGGAATCTTCTGAAGTAGTGCTTAATAAATCCAGAATTGATATTGTAGAAAAAATCAGGCTGATCATTGAGGATTATAAAAATGGGCAAAAACTCATTCCCAAACAGTTTGAACTCACTACCTCTCATGATTCTATTTTTATAGAATTAGATGAAATGAAATTTGTACAGGTACTCAATAACCTGATTTCCAATGCTATCAAATTTACACGTGACAATGGCACCATCAGCCTGCATGTAGAAGAAAAGCAGGATACCATTCTGATTACGGTTGCCGACAATGGGATCGGTATTCCTAAAACATCGCAGCCGGTATTATTCGAAAAATTCACCAAAGCCCGGAGGCCAGGTTTACGGGGAGAAAAATCTGTTGGATTAGGAATGTCGGTAATAAAAACCATTGTAGAATTGCACCAAGGCACTATCTGGTTTGAAAGTGAAGAAGATGAAGGCAGCCAGTTTTTTATCGAAATACCTAAAATAGATCAGACTCAGTAATACTAAATCGTTGTGGGTTATTAGCTTCGCTGAACTGACGCTATGTTGTTAGTTATGGGTTGTAATTCCTCATTATTGAATAAACTTTGCATGTTTGCGGTAAGCCTGAATTGGCTGGCCATTAATCCCAACCAGTAAGGTATTATTAATAGTAACTATACTTCTGACATCTCCTTTAATCTGTAATCCGGAGCTGCGTTGGGGAATATAGGTAAAATTTCCATTGCCCTCCCCTTTGAGTAATACGCCATAATTGGCATCATACTTTCCGAAACGCAAACGGGCTTTATTAATATTGCCACACAGCAGCAGATCTTCATGGCCATCTTCATTATAATCCAGAGCAGTAATACTAAAAACCGGCGAAAGCTGCGCCTCCAGTGGTAGTGCCTTTTCCTGGAATTTCCCATTAGCATCCTGGATAAATAAAACAGTTTGCAGATAGTTTGCCGTTAAGTGGCCTGCTCCTTTTAGTTCTTCCGGTGAAAATATATCGTTTAGCGTAGCATCTGCATAGCTTTTATAATCTTTAAAACGGGTACGCATAATGCTCATCTGGTCGAGTAATTCATCGCGGGTTACGTAGGGATACGATTTATCCTGAATATAGAAACAGAAAACAGGATCAATGGAACCATTGTCATCAAAATCCTTGTAGTACAATTCAGCTGGCTGTTTTTCACTGGCCCGGCACTGGGTATTCAGCCCCTGGTTTCCGATCACCAGATCAGGTTTTCCATCTTTATTCAGGTCTTCCACGAGCAATTTATTCCACCAGCCAGAATAAGTTTTAGAAAAATAAGCACTGGTCTGATCGCTGAGTTTTCCATTGACCAGGCCAAGAACAGTTATAGGCATCCACTCTCCAACGATAATCAATTCGGGTTGTTTGTCTCCATTCAAGTCATGCCAGGCCGCATCGGTAACCATCCCTATCTTCTGCATGGTTGCGGCCAGAGTAGCGGTCATATCTTTAAAATGGCCTTTTCCATCATTGATTAACAAATAACTCCTGGGTATTTCGGGATAGCTACCTGGAATCATTCTTCCACCCACAAATAAATCCAGGTAGCCATCCTGGTTTATATCTGCTGCCCTTACGCAGCTGGTGCTGGTGTGCATTTTCGGCAATGCTTCTTTGTTTTTTGTATAATTGCCAGTCCCATCGTTGATATAGAGTCTGTCCTGCAACAGTGCATCGTCGGGCATAAAGTTGTGGTAGCCGCCACTGGCTACATATAAGTCCGGAAATGTATCGCCATTGGCATCGAAGAACAAGGCATTTGTATCTTCACTTAATTTATCCGCCTCAAAAGCTGCAACAGGTTTGCTGCTAAACTGCCCGGTTTTCGTTTGCAGATACAATCCTCCAGCCTGTCCGGCGCTACCGCCTGCGAAAACATCTTCCAGGCCATCGCCATTCACATCGCCTTTTACCAGGCATGGCCCGGAATATGATAAAGGATTGATCAGCAAAGGCTGGCGTTTAAAATCATTTATCTGACTGGCCTGATGTACAAACTTGAGGGGTGATTGCGCTTCTTCAAATACCGGAACCGGAACAGGTTCTGCTACCGGCTTTCCTGATCTGGCCTGTTTTTCCTCCAATACAAGCAATGTATCCGCCTTCACATGGGTCAGGAGCTGTGTTTTGCCGCTTTGCCAGGTTACATACAACGAATCTATATTTTTTTCTGTACCTAAGCCAATATGTAAAACCGGCGAAACACTGGACTGATAGCCTCTTGCTGGCATTTGTTCCAGATATTGAATTTTACCTTTGCGATGTACACGTATTTTGGCACCGATACCTGAAGTATTTTTCCCTTCTCCCAGCAGTTTCACTTGCAGATAATGGCGTTTGAGCAGTTTTTCAGCCTGGTTCTGATACACAAAAGCAGGGCTATTGATATTATTTACAATCAGGTCAAGATCTCCATCATTATCTAAATCTGCATAAACGGCACCATTGCTATTAGATGCGGCAGTCATTCCCCAGGCTGTTGTTTGATCTATAAAGGTAGAGCCACTGTTATTTTTATAGAGGTAGTTTTTTACATTGGAAGCAGGGATCTGGTGAACCAGTTGTAGCAGATCGTTGCGCACCATATTGCCTGCTTTCTGCTGAATGAAATCGCTCATGTATTTCATAAAATCCATATTGGTAAAATCCCTGGTAAAACCATTGGTTACAAACAGGTCTTTCCAGCCATCGTTGTCATAGTCAGCAAAAAGAGGTGCCCAGCTCCAGTCGGTATTGGAAACACCAGATAATTGTCCTGTTTCTGAAAAAGAGCCATTGCCATTATTTATATGCAACATATTGCGCATATACTGGTAATAGAAACCGGAGCGAAGGCTGAGATCAAATTTTTCATAATTATCTGGTGCAAAGAGCAGTTTTTGCCTCCGGTTATCTTCCGGCAACATATCCAGGGTATAAATATCAGGCAGGGCATCGTTGTTGATGTCTGCTATTTCATTCCCCATAGAGAAGTGGGAAGTTTGTCCCAGATGCGCCTGTACTTTATCAGTGAAAGTACCGTTTTTGTTATTGATATATAGATAATCTGGCACCGTATAATCATTTCCTATATAGATATCTGGCCATCCATCTGCATTGATATCTGCAATAGCAGCTCCAAGGCCATAAGAAAGGGTTGAACTATGTATTCCTGCCTGCTTGGTAATGTCAGTAAAAACATTGTTGTTATTTTTAAATAACCGGCTTCCACTCTGAGTATCTGCTTGTTTTAATAAATGTGCTGTAGATACATCGTCGAGTATGGGTAATCTCTCAGGATTATGATTCAATAAAAGCAGATCAAGATCAGTATCTTTATCAAAATCGAAAAAAAGTGCATGCGTACTGTAAGCAGTACTGGCCAGGCCATAAGTTGAGGCCTGCTCTGCAAAATGAGGTATGCCTGTTGAATCCTTTCCCTGGTTAATAAATAACTCGTTTACCCGCTTAGGAGCTGGCAATTTACCGGAATAGCATACATATATATCCAGTAAACCATCTCCATTCACATCAGCCATGGTTACACCTGTTTTCCAGGGGCCTTCCCTACCAGCCACACCAGCTTTAGTTGTAACATCTTCAAAGCGCATATACCCCTTATTGAGATACAGTTTATTAGGTTGCATATTCGCTGAGAAATAAATATCATCCAATCCATCTCCATTTACATCGCCCACCGCTACCCCGCCACCATTGTAAAAGTATTCGTACATCAGCACATTCGTGTTAGGCCCTTCTGTTAAATTATTGCTAAACGTAATTCCGGTTTCTGCTGACGGCAGTAAAGTAAAAAGTGGAGGAGTTGAAGGAGCAGTTTCAGACGTTTTTGCAGGCTTTTCTGCATCTGTAGCCGTTTTCTGTCTGCAAGCATCCAGACTCAAAGTCAGAATGATCAGACAGACAAGGAATAAATGATATCTGATTTGTAACAAGTTAATAAAATAAGTATTAGCCCTAAAATAAAAAATCTATGCCAGTGATAATAAACTGGCATAGATTATAAAATTACTCAAAAAATCTTACTGTTGGTGACCAGGATTGTTAACTAATTTATTATTTCTGTTCATTTCATCCCGGTGAATAGGCATGAAGTACATTTTATCGTCCCACTTACGGTTTTCTACGCCCGGATCTATATCCTGCACAGTATAAGTATATGTATAATTATCTTTGCTATACGCATACGCTGGTACCGTTTTTCCTGGTTTCAGTGTACCGGAAATTCTGATAATTCTTGCTTTCTGGCCAAGAGTTTCAGGCGCAATCATCCAGCGGCGGGCATCATAGAAACGTTGCTCTTCAAAGGCCATTTCTACATTCTTCTCATTTCTGTAACGATCCATCAAAGCAGGTCCGGAATCATCAACAGCAGGCATGCCGGCCCGGAAACGGATTTTGTTTAACCATGCCAACGCTTCTGCTTCTTCACCTAATTCAATACAAGCTTCTATGTAATGGAACACAATTTCTGTAAACCTGATCTGAGGAGAAGGCACTGACTGTCTGGTATTCTGATCCTGAAAAGTTACGTTATCAATGGTATTGTTGATAAATTTCCGTATTCCATATCCGGTACGGGTTCCATTCCAGTTTTCTATAGAGCTTTGCCGGGTATCCAGTCCCTGGTGAACAGTTGGACTGGCGGCACTTCCTATCTGGTATGTACCCATTTGTATCTCACCTCTTGGATCTATACCTTTTCCATCGGGGGTGCGGGTCTTAAAGGGTGCACCATCATACAATACAGTAGCATAAAAACGTGGATCTCTATTGTCGTAAGGGGCAGCGGCATGTGCAGGATTAGTCCAGTCGAATTTGGTACCATCCATCATTTCATAATCATCTACCAGGTTTTGAGTAGGCTCAGAGGAGGTCCAGCCGTGATAGCCATTAGGCATGTTATTGCGGGCAAACCAGGCGCCGTCTTCACTTTTTAAATCATTAAAATATCTGATAAATATTCCATCTTTCTCGCCACCACCTGTAGAAAGATACATATTTGTGTAATTCTGGCGGCCTTGTTCAGGGGTAACCGGGGCAGCTAAATCAAGTGAATAGCCATATTGATTCAGATCGATTACAGCTTTAGCAGCATCTTTGGCCTTTTGCCATCTGGCTGCCTGATCACCACTGGTATACCCTAGTAATTCTTTATTGGAATACCCAGCTATTAAACCAGATTTAGCACTGGCAGCAGGAATATCATGCAGGTCGCTGGCTGCATAGGTTAGCACACGGGCTTTCAAAGCCAGTGCAGCGCCATAAGTTGCACGTCCTGCTTCCATAGATTTGCCCTGTAAGAGCAGAGCAGCTGAATCCAGGTCGCTCACAATAAAGTTCACACACTCCTCATAAGTATTTCTGGCTATGGTATAATCCGGATCGCCTAAAAGATATGGTGTTTTTACAATAGGAACTGCTCCATAATAACGCAGCATCTGGTTGTAAAAATAAGCTCTCATAAAATAACTTTCTCCTTTCAACCGGTCAGCAATTCCATTTGTACTTTCAAATTTAGGCACTGCCAGGTTTTGTAAGGCAAGATTTGCTGCCCGGATCATAGCGTACATATTACCCCAGGCATACGTATCGTTTACCCATCCGGTATTGGCAGGGCTAATAATAGATTCCATAATATCCTGTTTGCCAAAATTGTACAAGGCATTATCTGTAATGGTTTCCATATTCTGCTGGTCCAGTATTCCATCACGTAAGCCATTATACAATTCTGTAACAGCGGCATCAGCAAGTGCAGCATCGCTCCAGACTGCCGTTCCCGGAGCTTTATCCAGGGGCTGTGTATTTAAGAAGTCATCCTTACAACCTAGCAGGACGGCTCCAGAAATCACCATGACTACAATATAATTTAGTATTTTTTTCATCTGTTTAGATTTTAAACCTTTTATGTGAACCTTGCTATTACTTAGTATTTTATTAGTAGACCGCTAATAACAAGGTTCAAGTATGTACTTTTAATTAAAAAGTTAAGCTTATACCAGTATTAATAATTCTGGATTGTGGATAGTACTGCACATTTCCGTTGAGTGATTCAGGGTCGAAAATGTCTGTTTTATCCCAGGTAAGCAGGTTCAGCCCATTTACATATACTCTCAGGTAGTTCAATCCTACTTTTTGTCCCAGAGTTACTGGAAGGGTATAGCCTATTTCCAGGTTTTTCAAACGGATATAATCTGTATTCTTCAGCCAATAAGTATTGTTATTAGAGAAGTATTGATTATTTCTGTCAACGGTACGTGGATGCTCAGTGCTGGGATTATCTACGGTCCAGCGGTTTTCATAGCTCCAGGCCAGGAAGTTACCAATTGTACCTGATTCTGTTTGCAAATAGATTTCTCCTCCGGCAGCTCCCTGAAACAACACTGATAAATCAAAGTTTTTATACCTGGCTCCAATATTAAGACCTCCCTGGAAAGTAGGCTGGCTGTTTTTGTTTCTTCTCACCATATCATCCCCATTTAGTTTGCCATCCCCATTTATATCCTTAAACTTCATGTCTCCCGGACGAAGTGTACTAGCACCTACGCCACTATAATCCAGTGTATTAGCATCTATATCAGCTTGTGTAGCAAAAATACCGTCATACTCATAAAAATTTCCGGTATTAATAGGCTTTCCGGTAGATCTCTGATATTCAGGTGCGCCTGGTGTTTCATCCCAGAATATAATTTTATTCTTAGCATATCCACCATTTACACTCACGTTATAGCTGAAATCACCTACCTGGTCATTATAGCCAATATTGAATTCAAATCCGCGGTTTTTAACTTTTCCTATATTTTCGGCAGGCAATGTCATACCTGTAGTTTGAGGAATAGAAGCACTTCTGCGCCATAAGATATTAGAACGGTTATTCTCGAATACATCAAGTTCAAAGAATATTTTTCCGTCCAGCATTTGTCCATCTAAACCTAATCCGGCATTATTAGCTACTTCCCAGGTAAGAGCAGTGTTAGGTACTCCATTTTCACGCAGGGTTTTTGCAAGCTGTCCTCCTATAGGATAGGTATTATAAGCATAAGTAGCCAGGTAATCGTACTCCCTTAATGCACCTTCAAATTCTACATAATCATTACCCAGCTGCCCCCAGGAACCTCTTAGTTTTAAGTTACTGATAAAGCGGATATTGTTTTTAAAGAAAGCTTCTTCAGAAATTCTCCATCCGGCTGTAATTCCTGGGAAAAATCCGTAGCGGGTATTTTCCGGGAACATATACGAGCCATCATAACGCCATAAAAATTCTGCTATATATTTCTCTTTAAAGTTATATCCGACACGGCCGAAATAGCTCAAACGGGCACGTTCCCAGGCACTTCCACTATTATCTTTTTCACGGTCGCCCCCGGCAAACAGCTGATCAATAGCTGTTGAGGGGAAGAATCTGCGGCTTGCATTGAAAAATTGTCTATTAGATGTTTCTCTGTTTATACCAGCGAGTAAGGTTATCGCATGCTGCTCAGCAAAGGTACGGTCATAGGAGATGATACCTGTAAGCAAGGCATTAATCTGATCGCCGCTGCCCTGATTCATCTGTGCCTGAGAAGGCCCACGTTGTACCTTTTGCAATTTAGGCGTTACTCCGTCAGCTTCTAATGTTTTATTATCCCAGCTATAGATATACCATGGAATCTCAAATCTTTTGGTTTGCTGTATATATTTATCAAGGGCGGCTGTTCCGCTCACTTTCAATCCCTGTACCCAAGGAATGGAGATATTGATTGTACCATTGCTCTGTAAATAATACCGGGTATCTTTATCATATCCCGACTGACTTGTAGTGATTAACACAGGTTGTTCACCATTCTCAATGTCAGGACCTGGCAAGCCATTAGGCCAGTAGGCCGGGCGGTAAGGATACCCACGCATTAACATCCTGAAAATTGTTCCGGCCGATCTGGTAGGAAATTCACGGTTTTCCTGGCGGCCTACCACACCGAGTGAGGTAGTAATGTATTTATTTACTGTTGCATCCAGATTTAAACGCAGGTCGAATTGCTTGTAGCCAGTTGCTGAATTTCTATAAAAGGCATCCTGATTTTGATAACCTATAGAAGCCAGATATTTTACATTTTCAGAACCACCATTAAGTTGCAGATTATGACGTGACTGAGGAGACCACGGCTTTAACGCTGCATCGAACCAGTCTGTATTTGGATGTGTCCATTGATTAGAACCATCTCTGAACTTCTGCATGTCGTCCGGTTTGAATGTAGCATTGGTTACTGCTCCATTATCGGGCCTTGTAAAAGTTCCGTTAGTTTTAAAAGCTTCGGAGGCTGCACTCCAGTATTGAGAAGGTAGATTATACAAATCTATTTCATTTACCATCTGGGCATATTGTGCAGCTGTAGCCATTTTAGGTATAATGGTTGGTTGCGCCCATCCCTGATTAAACGTATATGACAACTCAGGTTTGCCGGTTTTACCACGTTTGGTAGTTACCAGAATAACTCCATTTGCTGCTCTGGAACCATAAATAGCGGCAGCTGCATCTTTTAATACAGAAATGCTTTCAATATCAGCCGGATTTAACCTTTCAAGACCACCCTCTCTGGCGGGAACCCCATCAATTACAATTAAAGCATTATTATTTCCTAAGGTATTAGAACCTCTGATACGGATGGTAGATCCATCATATCCTGGTTCACCGCTTCTGTTGGTAGCAATAACACCGGGCATACGGCCAGCAATGGAATTTGAAATATTAACAGAAGGAGATTTTTGTAATTCGGCTCCCTTTACAGTAGCTACAGAGCCAGTTACTGTTACTTTTTTCTGTTCGCCATAGCCTACTACTACTACTTCTTCCAAAGATTGTATATCGTCAGCCATAGTAATATTTATGGAAGTCCGGTTGTTAATCGGAACTTCCTGTGTAGCATATCCAATAAAGGAGAACACCAACGTTCCATTACCATCTGGTGCAGTCAAAGTATATTTACCGTCCGCATCAGTAGTAGTCCCAGTTGTAGTTCCTTTAATAATTACGTTTACACCGGGCAAGCCACTATTCTGGTCATCTACGACTGTTCCTGTAATAGTTACATCAGCAAATAAACTTCTTGTTCTTTGAAGCGCTATTTTTTCCAGCGAAACTCTACTCACCTGCTGCATTGCTTCGGATTGGGAATTGGAAGCCAGCAGGAAATTGTTTTCTATTTTTTGCAGGCCGGATGTTTCTTTGTTGGCTACTATA from Rhodocytophaga rosea carries:
- a CDS encoding SusC/RagA family TonB-linked outer membrane protein, which encodes MKQILQRCSLIMVVCCYGLSSSGQVFASYKPDVASETYAVEQASKRTLKSILKDLETKYRVSIAYKSELIEDKEVSISETKFNSLEDALTQVLRSFSLKYKKTADNFYIIVANKETSGLQKIENNFLLASNSQSEAMQQVSRVSLEKIALQRTRSLFADVTITGTVVDDQNSGLPGVNVIIKGTTTGTTTDADGKYTLTAPDGNGTLVFSFIGYATQEVPINNRTSINITMADDIQSLEEVVVVGYGEQKKVTVTGSVATVKGAELQKSPSVNISNSIAGRMPGVIATNRSGEPGYDGSTIRIRGSNTLGNNNALIVIDGVPAREGGLERLNPADIESISVLKDAAAAIYGSRAANGVILVTTKRGKTGKPELSYTFNQGWAQPTIIPKMATAAQYAQMVNEIDLYNLPSQYWSAASEAFKTNGTFTRPDNGAVTNATFKPDDMQKFRDGSNQWTHPNTDWFDAALKPWSPQSRHNLQLNGGSENVKYLASIGYQNQDAFYRNSATGYKQFDLRLNLDATVNKYITTSLGVVGRQENREFPTRSAGTIFRMLMRGYPYRPAYWPNGLPGPDIENGEQPVLITTSQSGYDKDTRYYLQSNGTINISIPWVQGLKVSGTAALDKYIQQTKRFEIPWYIYSWDNKTLEADGVTPKLQKVQRGPSQAQMNQGSGDQINALLTGIISYDRTFAEQHAITLLAGINRETSNRQFFNASRRFFPSTAIDQLFAGGDREKDNSGSAWERARLSYFGRVGYNFKEKYIAEFLWRYDGSYMFPENTRYGFFPGITAGWRISEEAFFKNNIRFISNLKLRGSWGQLGNDYVEFEGALREYDYLATYAYNTYPIGGQLAKTLRENGVPNTALTWEVANNAGLGLDGQMLDGKIFFELDVFENNRSNILWRRSASIPQTTGMTLPAENIGKVKNRGFEFNIGYNDQVGDFSYNVSVNGGYAKNKIIFWDETPGAPEYQRSTGKPINTGNFYEYDGIFATQADIDANTLDYSGVGASTLRPGDMKFKDINGDGKLNGDDMVRRNKNSQPTFQGGLNIGARYKNFDLSVLFQGAAGGEIYLQTESGTIGNFLAWSYENRWTVDNPSTEHPRTVDRNNQYFSNNNTYWLKNTDYIRLKNLEIGYTLPVTLGQKVGLNYLRVYVNGLNLLTWDKTDIFDPESLNGNVQYYPQSRIINTGISLTF